In a single window of the Lujinxingia litoralis genome:
- a CDS encoding hydroxysqualene dehydroxylase: MSKKVVILGGGVGGMSAAQELAERGFDVDVYERLEVLGGKARSIPVPDSATGGRKPLPGEHGFRFFPSFYRHIFHTMKRIPFGTNRRGVYDNLVETTHVMAAREGMTEISFPLYVPERLEDWEMLYRLLVKNEANIPRDEMLFFARKVLKFLTASQARRDEEYENITWWDFVEADGKSKEYVDFLAVGLTRDLVAMQAEISSSRTVARIYVQLMLGILQPWLHVDSILNRPTTEAWIDPWEAYLTQLGVTFHRGASLESFDYDPGAGRITGVQIAQGGASYRVEADYFVSALPVEAMAGKVSAEMAARDPMLATLDQLQTGWMNGILFFLRKDLDINHGHILYVDSPWALTSIFSQNFWEDVDLSEYGEGDVQGILSLCISDWNTPGVLYGKPAKECTAEEIKEEVWAQITARLNDTGTIFLDPADIITWFLSPTIEINAGEPTRNTEPLLLNTVGSLRYRPEASTQIENLFLASDYVRTTTDLATMESANEAARRAVNGILGREGWRLGLCRLYELEEPVIFKPARALDALRFKMGLPQLEYL; this comes from the coding sequence ATGTCGAAAAAAGTCGTGATTCTGGGCGGTGGCGTCGGTGGGATGAGCGCGGCTCAGGAGTTGGCCGAGCGCGGGTTTGATGTCGACGTGTATGAGCGTCTGGAGGTGCTCGGCGGCAAGGCCCGCAGCATCCCGGTGCCGGACTCGGCCACCGGCGGGCGAAAGCCCCTGCCCGGGGAGCACGGGTTTCGGTTTTTCCCGAGCTTTTATCGCCACATCTTCCACACGATGAAGCGCATTCCCTTTGGGACCAACCGCCGCGGGGTCTACGACAACCTGGTCGAGACCACCCACGTGATGGCCGCGCGCGAGGGGATGACCGAGATCTCCTTCCCGCTCTACGTGCCCGAGCGTCTGGAAGACTGGGAGATGCTCTACCGGCTGCTCGTCAAAAACGAGGCCAACATCCCGCGCGACGAGATGCTCTTTTTTGCCCGCAAGGTCCTCAAGTTTCTGACGGCCTCGCAGGCGCGGCGCGACGAGGAGTACGAGAACATCACGTGGTGGGATTTTGTCGAGGCCGATGGCAAGTCCAAAGAATACGTCGACTTTCTGGCGGTGGGGCTCACCCGCGACCTGGTGGCGATGCAGGCCGAGATCAGCAGCTCGCGCACCGTCGCCCGCATCTATGTGCAGCTGATGCTGGGCATCCTGCAGCCCTGGCTTCACGTGGATTCCATCCTCAACCGACCCACCACCGAGGCCTGGATCGACCCCTGGGAGGCCTACCTCACCCAGCTCGGGGTGACCTTCCACCGCGGGGCCAGCCTGGAGTCCTTTGATTACGACCCGGGCGCCGGGCGCATCACCGGGGTGCAGATCGCTCAGGGGGGCGCCAGCTACCGGGTGGAGGCCGACTACTTTGTGAGCGCGCTGCCGGTGGAGGCGATGGCCGGGAAGGTCAGCGCCGAGATGGCCGCCAGAGATCCGATGCTGGCCACCCTCGACCAGCTCCAGACCGGGTGGATGAACGGTATCCTCTTCTTTTTGCGCAAGGACCTCGATATCAACCACGGGCATATCCTCTATGTGGATAGCCCCTGGGCGCTGACGTCGATCTTTTCGCAGAACTTCTGGGAGGATGTCGACCTCTCGGAGTACGGGGAGGGCGATGTGCAGGGGATCCTCTCGCTGTGCATCTCGGACTGGAACACCCCCGGGGTGCTCTACGGAAAGCCGGCGAAGGAGTGCACGGCCGAGGAGATCAAGGAGGAGGTCTGGGCGCAGATCACCGCTCGCCTCAACGATACCGGCACCATCTTTTTGGACCCGGCCGACATCATCACCTGGTTCCTCTCACCGACCATCGAGATCAACGCCGGAGAGCCGACCCGTAATACCGAGCCGCTCTTGCTCAATACGGTGGGCTCGCTGCGCTATCGGCCGGAGGCTTCCACCCAGATTGAGAACCTCTTTCTGGCCAGCGACTACGTGCGGACCACCACGGATCTGGCCACGATGGAGTCGGCCAACGAGGCGGCGCGCCGGGCGGTCAATGGCATTCTGGGGCGAGAGGGCTGGCGGCTGGGGTTGTGCCGGCTCTACGAGTTGGAGGAGCCGGTGATCTTTAAGCCGGCCCGGGCCCTGGATGCGCTGCGCTTTAAGATGGGACTCCCGCAGCTGGAGTATCTCTAA